The sequence cgttaacccactgagcaagggcagggatcgaaccagcaacctcatggttcctagtcggattcgttaaccactgcgccacgacgggaactcctctttatacattttagataCTAGTCCTTTGTTAGAGAtgtcattggcaaatattttctcctactctgtagcttatcttttcatcctcttacCAAGGTCTTCTACAGagtagaagtttttaattttgataaaatccaattttcaatttttccttttttttttgtcttttgttgttgttgttattgttgttgttgttgttgttgctatttcttgggctgctccctcggcatatggaggttcccaggctaggggtcgaatcggagctgtagccaccggcctacgccagagccacagcaacacgggatccgagccgcgtctgcaacctacaccacagctcacggcaacgccggatcgttaacccactgagcaagggcagggaccgaacccgcaacctcatggttcctagtcggatttgttaaccactgcgccacgacgggaactccaatttttccttttatagactGAGCTTTTGGTGTCCAGTCAAAGAATTCTTTGCCTAGGCCTTGatcctcatttcttttgtttcttttccaaaatatcattgtgcattttacatttaggtccatGATCCATCTTGAGTCagctttttatataaaatatatacagaaggcatataagcacaagaaaagttgtttaacatcattagccattagggaactaCAAATTCAAACCATGAGGTATCACTGCATACCTATCAGAATAgctagatttattttaaaagtgacaaGACCAAATGCTTCAAGAGTGTGGAAAAACGGGATTATTCTGACATTGCCAGTGGGAATGTGAAATAGCACAGCCACTCTGAAAAACTGCTTGGcagtttctggggaaaaaaaaaaaaaagcattttgcaaCTACCATAGGACCTATCATTTACATTCTTGAGCATTTATCTCTAATGACATGAATTTATGtgtgcacagaaaaaaatatatgtatatttataacagctttattcgtaatagccccaaactagaaacaacccagatgtccttcgCTGAGTGAAGAGTTAGGCAGGCGATGTCTATCCACACTGTGGAATTACTATTaagcaataaaaggaatgaactattgacaCCTGCAACAACCTAAAGGAATCTCTAGAGaatgatgctgagtgaaaaaaaaaaaaaaaaaaaaaacagtccccagggagttcccattgtggctcattggaaaggagtctgactagtatccatgaggatgcaggtttgatccctggcctcgctcagtgggttaaggatctgatgttgccataagctggagtgtaggtcacagactcagcttggatcccacattgctggggataggctggtgtaggctggcagctatagctctgatttgacccctagcctggagacttccacatgctgcaggtgcagccctaaaaagcaaaaaaaaaaaaaaaaaaaaaccagtcccCAGAGGTTACATCCTGATGATTACTTATATAACGTTCTTCTCGAAATGACAAAATTGCTGAAATAGAGAACAGGTTAGTTAGTGGCGGCCAGGGGCTAATGAGGAGGTGGTGGAGGGAGGGCGGTGGGTGCGGCTATCACAGAGCGGAATGCGGGAGCACGAGGGATCCGTGTGGTGGCAGAAATGTCTGTCTCCCAGTCATAGTTTCACAAGGTGTTACTATTCTGGGAAACCAAGGAAAAGAGTACTTGGGATCTCTCTATTATATCTTAGAACTGCCTGTGAATCTACTGTTACCTCAAAATACAAGTGTATAGTACCTCAGTATTGCCTATAGTCATAATGTACATGAGGTCtccagaactatttttttttttttggtcttttttgtcttttagggcctcacgctcagcacatggaggttcccaggctaggagtccaatcggagctgtagcctctggccttacaccatagccacagcaactcgggatccaagcctcgtctgcaacctacaccacagctcacggcaacgatggatcctcaacccaatgagcgaggccagggatcaaacccgcaacctcatggatgctagtcaggttcgccaaccactgagccaagacaggaactccaggtctccAGAACTTTATCATCCTGTAACTGAAAGTGTGTACCTCTTGACCAGcatcttctcattttccttacCCTCCAGCCCTCATAAACACTATCTACGTTATGTTACCATGAATTCCacttttatagattccacatataagtgagatcaggctgtatttgtctttctgtgtctggcttattttacttcgCATCAtgtcctccaagttcatccatattgtcaaaaagaggaaataaaatttctgtctCAAGACATCTGCACTCCCATGGTCAATGCAGCGTTACTCATAAtcgccaaggtatggaaacaacccgAGTGTCTGCTGACGAAGGAAAGGAtacagaaaatgtggtatgtatatatacatagtagAATACTATTCATCCTTTAAATAGAAGgaaatccagcttttttttttttttttttttgctttttagggccacactcaaggtatagggaggttcccaggctaggggtctaatcggagctacagctgctggcccacaccacagccacagcaatgccagatccgagtcttgtctgcaacccacaccactgctcatggcaacgcctgatccttaacccactgagcgagtccagggatcgaacctgcaaccttatggttcctagttggatttgtttccactgcaccacgaagggaccTCCTGAACTGGCACCGCCACAGCAACcggagctgctgcaatcagattcttaactcactgcgccacagtaggaactgcGAATACATACAacttttatttgtcagttatacctcagtaTAGCTGAGGGGGAAATGTAGTTTGTAAAAGAGATCAAAAGCATCCAGGAGTAGTATATGAGAGGCCAATATATTTTTTGTTAGCTTTATAAAGATTTCTCATTATATTTCCACTTCACTCACTATGATTGCTTTTCTTAGAGTAGCAGCTGCTTTAAGAAAGAATTTGTATCTCTTCTCTCACCAAAGggatcaaaacaaataaacaaaaacaatactCTGAGGCCAATTAAATTAGCAATGACAAAGCATCCCCctacatacttttaaaagaatagctGATTTcaaatttgccattttttaactctttgcttacagaaaagaggtaaaataataACATACACAGCATGATTCTAAATATAAACTATTGAGTTATATAAATCTCTAGCAGATAAAATTAGCCATCAAGCACTGCAGTTCGATCTCCATTTTGTAAACACTATTAGTCAGAAAAGTTAGGGTCAATTCTGTCCAAAAGTAAGATCCATTTAGCTTAATCATTCTTGAATATTGAGCCTAAGAAGAATAAAACAGTTTAAATGCAAAGTAAATATTCCTGCTAGAAAAGATGCCAATTTCCTAAATATATTCATAGATGAGTATGGAGAAAGCGAGGAAATAACTCAGCATACAAATTCAGCATATTACATTGAGAGTAATTTATCAAAttcccaaaggaaacaaatctaGATCTTTTGCACATATTAATGAAAGTAAAGCACATCAAAACAATTGCAAATGACcgttaaaattttctcttaaagaTTGTGTTATCTTTTCTAAGCAGCAACTATAGAATAATGAACTAAAACTGAATGAGTGAAATCACAAACCTGAAACTGCGGAATGGTCATTTCAAAGGACTTGTTCTTCACTTGGCCCGAATGATCCGCCACTTTGAGCATCACAGCAACGTAAGGATACTTAAGTGATCTGCAGCTGTCCGAGCTCACGGCCATGCCCAGCTTCCACTGAAAATCTATCAGCTGTAATGAAAACAGTACAAAACAGCAGTTCTAATGTTGCCCCGAACGAAGATATTCAATGCTTCTGCTCTCACATCAACTTTTAATGTCATTGCCAGTCGTAAAAGAAAATCTTTCGTTTTAATATTGCTGGGGGATGATAATCAAATGAACATGGAGAGAGGCCATAGGGGATACTGACAGAGTTGGAAAACAACACTCTCATAATTACGAATGGgaagaaacagagacaaaaaTCTCCGGTGGCTATGCAATGGAGGTTAAGACGGCAAGACTGGCTTTCCTTGTATTTTGCTCCTGTACTTAAGGGGACTCCAAACATTTCAGACCATCTCTTAACCCATATTCCTGTTCCATATATGACTTCCCCCAGGACACAGCCTGGAAGTCCTAAAATGGAAGAGGAGTTACATAATATCTTCATGTTTGATTGAGGCACACATGGGAACCCTCCCAGTTTCTTGCCTCACCGCAGTCCCAGACCTGAAACCTCAGGCAAGCATAAATACTGGGGATAGGTGGTTTTAGATTTCATCACTGCTGATGATGGATACCTGCCAGGGGATGTGCTATGCAGTTTACATGTATTAAATGCCACACTGACTCATCATAACGTTACAggctattatttccattttgtagatgacaAAACTGAATTTCAGAGTGCTTAGATAAC is a genomic window of Phacochoerus africanus isolate WHEZ1 chromosome 13, ROS_Pafr_v1, whole genome shotgun sequence containing:
- the COMMD6 gene encoding COMM domain-containing protein 6 — encoded protein: MEGSSEPQLDAKAKVTNQLIDFQWKLGMAVSSDSCRSLKYPYVAVMLKVADHSGQVKNKSFEMTIPQFQNFYRQFKEIAAIMETV